GCCTTTTAGTGAgtagataataaaattacttttgttagTGAGTCAATTCCcagtttttgataatatttaattatgatccGTACGACTGaacaattatgaaaatatataagaaaattaagatgtaattatgtttgaataaattaattaaggcaATAACTCAGGGCTTCccaattaaaaatctaaaagatTTAGAATCCATGTATAGAGTTATAAATTCGTTCACCAGTGTGTTGCatgctattattttattgtctttacACCGACATTGGAACTACAATAGGTGGATCATATTACTGACTCTATCTTTGTCACCCATTCTTCCAATTGTTTAACCGATTCTTGtgatgatacaaatattttgtactcGAAAGAGTCACTGGGCTCCTCTCCAAGAATCttaatccctttttttaaatagtcgaGTCCCATCTTTTGAAAGagtgttaaaaaatgatatttaaaaaaaatatataatataaatatttttcataaaaacataccctcaaatttttttttatttcctgtgGATCCACATTACCGTTTGGACCTTTTTGAAGAGCACGATTACCCATGATCACAAACGGTAAATGAAGCTCATACATCATCATTCCtgttatataagaaaaataaaatttatatccatGAAAAATTGGATCAAAGGCCTCTATCTACCTTTCTTCCGTGTTTGTCCTGGAGTGATTACATTTAACACCTTCAAAACTCTTTCACACAGCTCTTTTTTTCGCATAAATTGATCATCTGATAAAGAATCTGGTTCATATCCCTCCATACGCCCATACATTTTCCCCAAAACATAGCTTCTATCAATCATGTAAACATGATTGGGATGGAAGATCGTagcatatttatttagaaactgTTCATGGGTCTCTACGTCTGGATTTTTGTCCATTTCCTCGATTTCAGACTTGGCCTTAGAATTTACTTGCTCCACACTATCCGGAGAAAGAGTCAAGTCACAAGAATCGCATTCCCAATCGGAATTGATGTTTTTACAGTTCTTTGAAataacatttccttttttacatTTAGAACAAATTAGTGCACTCGAGTAGGTAGACATCTCTGTAGGATCACGACATCGAATACAATTACACttaagaataattatagcaAAGTAAAGtaagaatatgaaaataaaaaaatattctcatttaGTACATACCTGAAAGAATTTGCCGATTTTCAAAAGAGATTGCCGCCTCATGATAGGATCGAGAGGCTCCGTGTAGGAATGTGTGATTTCATCTCCTTCTTTTATGTCAACAACAGCTTTCATGGTCATTTTGAAGCCTTCTTCTCGACAAGTAAAGTTATGATAACAGTTTGAAACGCAGGAATGGTTTGGCATGGATGCAAGAGCGAAAATTCCTCTAATAAGGGAGCTCTTCTCTTCAGAGCCCTCTAAGGGTATGCATATTTCAAAATCATTGACCAAAAATAtccctaaaataatttttatcgtATCGTAATCCTCTGGACTAATTTTCATCATggccttttatttatttgtaatgtaaTAATTTGTCATATGAAATTAGAATAATTGTTCACCTTGATATGTTCTAAAGTTTTGGCATCCTTTTTCTGCCAAAATGTGTCCTTTTGCCGTGCTTCATCATGGGACATATGCATCCAAATAAGATTCCATCTGGCAGGGTcacgtttttttaaaactaaggcCCTCATTGGAGAAATTGCATTATAAACGCTTTCTTGACTTCCGTTCCATTTCAAAGTATTCTGGGAGTCTAATCGAAAATTCATGTT
The genomic region above belongs to Lepeophtheirus salmonis chromosome 8, UVic_Lsal_1.4, whole genome shotgun sequence and contains:
- the LOC121122788 gene encoding SET domain-containing protein SmydA-8 isoform X2, whose amino-acid sequence is MRIGMDHNEGTSEEDEVKLYIERDQSSNRPYKIIRNDSVGRYMVATRDIKPGETVLMEYPLTFGPGNPNEPICLGCYTPVLKNQHTECDGCGFPMCSKECSQILEHKDFECAEMHNMNFRLDSQNTLKWNGSQESVYNAISPMRALVLKKRDPARWNLIWMHMSHDEARQKDTFWQKKDAKTLEHIKAMMKISPEDYDTIKIILGIFLVNDFEICIPLEGSEEKSSLIRGIFALASMPNHSCVSNCYHNFTCREEGFKMTMKAVVDIKEGDEITHSYTEPLDPIMRRQSLLKIGKFFQCNCIRCRDPTEMSTYSSALICSKCKKGNVISKNCKNINSDWECDSCDLTLSPDSVEQVNSKAKSEIEEMDKNPDVETHEQFLNKYATIFHPNHVYMIDRSYVLGKMYGRMEGYEPDSLSDDQFMRKKELCERVLKVLNVITPGQTRKKGMMMYELHLPFVIMGNRALQKGPNGNVDPQEIKKNLRMGLDYLKKGIKILGEEPSDSFEYKIFVSSQESVKQLEEWVTKIESVI
- the LOC121122788 gene encoding SET domain-containing protein SmydA-8 isoform X3 translates to MDHNEGTSEEDEVKLYIERDQSSNRPYKIIRNDSVGRYMVATRDIKPGETVLMEYPLTFGPGNPNEPICLGCYTPVLKNQHTECDGCGFPMCSKECSQILEHKDFECAEMHNMNFRLDSQNTLKWNGSQESVYNAISPMRALVLKKRDPARWNLIWMHMSHDEARQKDTFWQKKDAKTLEHIKAMMKISPEDYDTIKIILGIFLVNDFEICIPLEGSEEKSSLIRGIFALASMPNHSCVSNCYHNFTCREEGFKMTMKAVVDIKEGDEITHSYTEPLDPIMRRQSLLKIGKFFQCNCIRCRDPTEMSTYSSALICSKCKKGNVISKNCKNINSDWECDSCDLTLSPDSVEQVNSKAKSEIEEMDKNPDVETHEQFLNKYATIFHPNHVYMIDRSYVLGKMYGRMEGYEPDSLSDDQFMRKKELCERVLKVLNVITPGQTRKKGMMMYELHLPFVIMGNRALQKGPNGNVDPQEIKKNLRMGLDYLKKGIKILGEEPSDSFEYKIFVSSQESVKQLEEWVTKIESVI
- the LOC121122788 gene encoding SET domain-containing protein SmydA-8 isoform X1 → MICIKMWKYWDYIHGMDHNEGTSEEDEVKLYIERDQSSNRPYKIIRNDSVGRYMVATRDIKPGETVLMEYPLTFGPGNPNEPICLGCYTPVLKNQHTECDGCGFPMCSKECSQILEHKDFECAEMHNMNFRLDSQNTLKWNGSQESVYNAISPMRALVLKKRDPARWNLIWMHMSHDEARQKDTFWQKKDAKTLEHIKAMMKISPEDYDTIKIILGIFLVNDFEICIPLEGSEEKSSLIRGIFALASMPNHSCVSNCYHNFTCREEGFKMTMKAVVDIKEGDEITHSYTEPLDPIMRRQSLLKIGKFFQCNCIRCRDPTEMSTYSSALICSKCKKGNVISKNCKNINSDWECDSCDLTLSPDSVEQVNSKAKSEIEEMDKNPDVETHEQFLNKYATIFHPNHVYMIDRSYVLGKMYGRMEGYEPDSLSDDQFMRKKELCERVLKVLNVITPGQTRKKGMMMYELHLPFVIMGNRALQKGPNGNVDPQEIKKNLRMGLDYLKKGIKILGEEPSDSFEYKIFVSSQESVKQLEEWVTKIESVI